The genomic segment ACTCCTTCAGACCCGCAGACAGAGCCACTCCGTGCCATAGATATGTCAGAGTTTCTGTCCCTCCAGAGCCTGGACACCACTTCCAATCTGATTCCCATTGAAGCACTActgcaggaagaggaagagatgggCCTGACCAGCAGTTTCTCCAAGTGAAAGGCCCGCATGTGCTCCCCTCCTGGAACAGGCCGAGCAGGAAGCAGGAGGTGTGTGATGCGTAACATCGTGGGGGTCAGCAATTTGAAGGATGAAGAAATCTACTGTTTGTAATCCTCACCTTTCAGACGTATTTTCTTTATTCGAATCCCAGGATCATCCATTTTTAATGAACTGAtctttggaaaaaacaaaacaaaaacacaaaaaaaggcTAAGTTATAAATGAACTGTTTGGCTGCACTGTATGTCACTTTTGCTTATTGTCATGTGAACTTGGAAATTAAGGTTACTCGTATGcataaaaattctaaatgaaaGGGTGTGGTTTCCATCAATCTGATGCTGCCCATCTCTTGCACTGGGGTCTTTGTAGTTGGGCAGTGGAGTTCAGTGTGTTGGATGTTGCGATGCCCTGTGAGTCTTTTGAGGCTGAAGCTTGCTTGCAAGGCCAGACCCTCACTCCATCCAAGAGGCATGTGGCAAAGGCAGGTCAGACAGCCGTGAGCTGGACAGGGATCGGGCGAGGCAGTTTTGTGGTCTGTGCTTGGTGATGGTGGAGCTGAGGGTGACTATGGCTGATGTCACCCTGCCAGCAGCATCACAAACGGGCATCCAAAATCCTGGGCCGAGGCTGTGGGGACTGTCCGCTTCCTCCGGAGCCCTAGCAAGTTGTTGACTGCTCTCTGTCTGTCCCTGACACCTGTGCGGAGCAGGCTCTATCAACGTGATCATACTGTTTGCTCTGGGTTCTCGATTCTCTCTCTGCTGGTTGCCAGGGCTTGCAGATCACAGTAATGAATTTTTCTTGGTGATCATCCCTGTTTTGTCCTAGAGTGGACATGTGGTTTATGGCCAGTTGCTGGCTGGTGGTCTGCCTTCCTTGAATGGTATCTTCTTCCTCGGAGCAGAAGAGCTGCATTTTGCTGATCAGGAGAAGGTGCGGCTTGATGGGAGTGATGTTCAGTTGGCATGTCATCGGCAGGCCAGGTATCCTGGTCTTGGGTTCCAGCCAGGCTTTTGGTTGCCCTCCCCccccccatctctgcctctcaCCGCTCTGGATTTTGCATACAGCCTAGTACAGTGCAAAGAAGGATGTGACTTGCTCGGCTTAGTCATATGATTtctaaacagaaaaaagaaaaaaaaaaaaaaacaaacacaaagcgATGATCTTCTACTCAGGGTAAAACAAAAAATTCCCCTTCCACCAAAAAGCCTGAAATGTTGCAATAAGTTATCTCATTTGGAATGTTTCATTAAGTTGTGttatagggaaaaaaatttttttatttgtgtataGAATTATATCCATCTCTCTGCCTTTGGCTCCGAGTCAGTCATTGCctcttaaaacataaaatacaatCCACACTAAAATGGAAAGTTTCTCTTAACTGGCTATATTAATGTAGTCACGAGTGCTCCCCACACTCACTGAACTCAGAAACTAGGTATGGCCCAAGGTCTAACGAGGCCTCTGCCTCCCAAGGGCCTCGTCCCTGCCTTGAGCAAGCAGTAGGGTGCCACACACAGGGCTGCCCTATTGAGTCAGCGACGTTAGGCAGAAAGCAGCCGTGATTTCGCCTTCCTGTTTCACTCCCTAAGGTGACGAGATCTGCATTTGTCACTCTCCTGTTCCCTGCACCATTACTCAGGGCCAGCCAAGACAGTATCTAGAGTAATCATTTACCTGGGAGCCAGGGGCCCTGCTTTTAACAGGATGTTCAGGGACAGATTCGGATGAGAGGGCAGAGGTGGTAAATGTGACTGCCATGGAGAGAAGTGGGGTTTACTACAAGCAGCTGGTGGTTTCTCACTCCTGGGGTCTAGTCAGGAGAATCCGTTTCTTTTTTGACCCTTTGCATTCTCCTGTCCAAAAAACTGGTGGGTTCTGGGTGACCACTGACCTCAGCAGAAGTTGATAAGGCAGGAGGAACCTTCTGTTACCACAGTGGGTTCGTCTCCCTGGAAAACAGCTGCTGAGTATGGGTTGTCCTTGGCTGTCGCTCAGCCTTGAGCTTGTGGGAAGCTTTGCGGTAGGTCCCTGGCTGTTTTCTCTACACCTTCTGAGAGACAGCAGCACAGTGGGGTCCCAAGACACCTCCCCATGCGCGCACCCTAGGCTCACCTGAGATGTGGCTCCTGGGAGCTGAGGTGGAAAACAGGAGCCCGGTGAAGGCCATCAGAAGTGCCCATGGTTGAAATATTGCTTCCCCACTGCTGTGCTTGTGTTGGGTCTGCTTGGGTCAGTGACTTTTCTGCTCTCCTAAGGTTGAGGGTGGTGAAGAAGCAGAGTTTTAGGCTGACAGATTTTTCTAGTTGAAGTATCTGCCTTTTGAGGGTGACTGATTACAGGGGGGCTTTTGAAAACATCAGGGATATGCTTAAAATGCTAGTGAGTGGTTGTGAAGAGCAGGTTTACTCCACAGGGTAGGCAGTctcatttccttcctcttctcgcACTCTTCCCCACCCTACCTACCCGCTTCTATCAGCCTGGTCTCTAGTGCCAAGGGCCTTGGAGAAGAGATGGCCACTGAAAATGGAGCCACAAAGAGCCTTCATGAAGAGTGGTTTTCAAACCCAGGAACGATCCTAGGGTGAAGCTAGGGAAGGTGTGCAGACTTCCAGCAGGTAAAATCACGCCTTTTTTCTTCCCACGGTAACCTTAATCATATCCCCCGTAGACTGAGACTTTCTGCTCCCACTGGCATCTCCAGTTAGACTGCCCCTTTATAGGGTGCTAGTCAGCCTGGGGAATTTGGGGATTTGTGGGCTTGGCAGGTGGCCGCAAACTTTGGCTGGCACCACCAAATTGCCTTAGTGAATTTGGCCCTTCCCAGGTAGGTGAGGGAGGCATTGAGGGAAAGTGGCCTTACCTTTCCTGGCAGTTTGGCCAACCTCTCGGGGGCATCAGTAGTTTGATGACAGGAACTGGTGTCACTCACCgaatcccaccccaccccaccccatccccccttTAGAAGGAGATCATGGTACAAAGCCCAGGAGGGGCCTTCAGGTGTGAAGACTGCTCTGGGTAGAAGAAAGGGACTTCTTTTCACCATCTCTGGAGAGTTAATAGACTGGAGAGTTTTAGTTTCAGGGTCAAGGCAGCAGACTGATGGGGATAATGGGCGGGTGGGTTTTTCTGAGAGATTTTGTATAATGCTGAATGTGTCCAAAGGGACGGGTTTGCAGAACCTCATATTGgtatattaaagaaataatttttaaaaaaaagcactttAGGTTATTTTATCTTTAACTCAATTGCTGcaatttcttttgtgtgtgtatatatatacatatatatactttccacaaagttttattttttgctcagaaaaaaagttaaattgaGGTGTGACAAGAAAAGCACTTACCTTGGTGCAATATGTGTAGCTTGACGGTCGTTGTCCCATGTGACCCTGGCCTGGCCGCGTTTTCCACTCTATCAGCCCTGTGCTATGAGGCTGTCCATAGGGAAACACTATTATGCATTCTCAGCAACTGCTCAATCTATGCAAGCCTTCCCTGTGTGCCCAAGGGCACCCCCTCAGGCTCTCTGAAGAACTGCTGCGGGTCCTGTTTCTTCTGCTGACTGTTGAGGCCCTTTTTCATCACTTTTGCTTGGCCGTTTGCCATCTTTCCCCCTTCACCGTTACACAGTGATGCCTGAAAGGAAGAAACCGGTTGTTCCTAGGTAGACACCTGGCACTTTCTAGACTTTTACATTTGTAATCAGGTCTATTGTCCTTAATCCTAAAGACTTCTCCAGAGTCACTGAAATCATTGATTGTGGAACTGCAACAATATTGCTAATGAGTTTACAGTATTTCTACACCACCAATCAGAAATATGTTTGGGGAAGGTGGTGGGGGTCACCACCCTAGCCATCCTGTCGACTCTTTAAGCAAAAGCCTCCAGCCTTCATTGAATCCAGTAAACAAAGCTGTTAATAATCTGCTTTATgaactttcttccttccctctcactCCTCTCCCCTCCCATTTTATCTTCAGTTTTCAGGCTACAACGAATAGAgaagttttaaaacatatttcagcCAAAGCAGAAAGATTTCCATAGATCATATGCAAATAGTTCTGCTATGAGATAGATCAGAAATTGACCATTCCTAAAtattggggaggggagaggcaacAAAACTGAATTAAGCATATTTCTGATTGGTCGTCAGTTTAGCCTCTTTTCTCTTGCATGTGTTGGGAGGCAAGAGAAGGGGTCCCATGTTTCTTCTGAAACCTTTTGGGGAAGCTGATGATCACTGTTGGGCATTTCTGTTACTCCTGTTCAAGAGAGGGCTTCTCAGTCTGCActgaaaaaatgcaaattaaactggATCTTTATGTCATTGTGTACATAGTACAAGCTTTTTTTACTGGAAGCAAAGTTTAAAACCACACACTGCCCTTTTGGTGGTGTGCTTGCTGGGCCCCAAATTGGGTGATGTCATGTCACTTTCTCAGCTCAATGCAGTTTCTACTCTTTTTCTTACGgggaaatttttcataaaatctttTCTTCACCAAACCCAGGGGTGTTTTCTGCAATATCCTTGTTATCCTCATAGTGGTGCCAAGTCCAAGAGGCCCGTCTTGCCCTTTTCCCCTGTGTCTTCAGGCCTCCCCAGGGCGCCGTTTGACTCAACAGTCTACATCCTTTGTTGTGTTTTGGAGAATATGGGGGTGGGAGGTCGGAATTCAAGGTGGCTGTTATTTTTCCCTGTAAACTCCTAGTTCCTGTTTGGGGAAGGTGGCTGGAAACAGGGTTTTGCTGAATCTCTGGCTCAGATTTTCTGGCCAGGAGAGGCAGGACCCACAACAACCTTCTTTTTTTGACACACACTAGTCATTGGCCAGAGGTCTTGgttgaaagttttttaaaatcccaAATAGTTTTATTTGGATTATGTAAAAGCCTACCAAATTTATTTGTGAAACATGGGAACAACGGACTTCCACTGAGCGATATGAAAACGTTACAGGTTCAGTACTTCCAAAGGAAGAAACCTCTAAAcccaaaaaagaataaatatgaatttgtatttttgaaGAATGTGAAATAATGGTGTTTGCTTAATTGCTCATTTTGTATAAACTTAATATTgtactttaaaatatcttctaaGAAGTGAAAATTTAACTTTTTGGAATTGAAAAAAGCAATATTAAATACTAATGAAATCCTAattaaatgcttatttaaatCTGGTAGTATCTGTGGCATTTCTTCCCAACCCTACCCATGGCTGACAGTTTTCAACCACTTCCCCACTCCCCAGGCATCAGAGTTTTTAGAGGGGACAGAAAGGAAAGGTCGGTCACCAGGAGAGTCTGCAGGATTCCTTTTAATAAAGGCTCTGCTAAAAGTGTTTTGTGGGGCTAGGAGCCCCCAAAGCATGAAATGGACATGTAACACCACCTGGATCCCCCAGAACAGGCCAGATAATTCTGGCGAGCACTGCTGGTCTGCCCAAATCTGGGTAATCAGACTGGGTATTCATTCGTCAGCTACATTTCAGAGCTCAGCACTGCCTTCAGCCAGGATGAAGTGGGAGTGAACCCAGCTGCTAGCAGAGCTGCCTCCCCAGGCTGACAGCCAAATACCAGCCATTGCCAGTGAAGACTGGCCCCTTTATTGAAAGGGAGTTGTTCAGAGTCCAGCCACCAGCCCCggggagggagagaagatagGGCGCCCGGCTCGGGGATGGTCAAGGCTCCGCAGCTCCATCGCTAGCATCCTTTGGAAAGCCACCTCTGGAGGAGACAGCTGGCTGGGAGGGCGCTCCAGGTTTGGCTGAGACATTCTGATTggaacaggggggaaaaaaaggaaagagaaaagaaaaagtgaggtTGGGAGGAAAGGCCTTGGATTAGGCCCCGAAAGAGATGGCCGTTTGGCATATGGATAGCACTTAACTTTTTCAAAGCCTCTCGTCCAGATGAAAGGCAGTAGGGGGTTAAGCAGTGGGGACACTCGTCCACCCTCCAGGGGAAGCCAGGGCTTAGCAAGTGCGGCCAGTGGGCAgtccccacctcccaggcccAGCCCGGGGTGGGCACTGACCCCGCCACCAGCCGGCTCCGGGCGCCGGCGGCCCAGCTGCCGTAGCATCTCCTCGCAGGCGGCGATGGTGTCCAGGAGCTGCCTCTGCCGCTGCTCCACGGCGTCCAGCAGCTGCTGGGCGCGCTCATCCCGGGGCGGCTGCGGGGGTGGCCTCCCGCCGAGCCCCAGCCCCGCCTTCCCACGGTCCACGCCGGCAGCCTCCCTGCCCGGGAGAGAGCGAGACAGACGGTCAGGGCCGGCGCTTGCGCCGGGTCAGAACCCCTTCCCCCCGCCCCGACGGGCCCCCTCTCACCCCCGTGACCAGTCTGAGCCCGGGCCCCATTCCATCTCCGCCTGCGCGGCCCGACCACCGCCCCCCTTTcggccgcccccaccccccggcccccAGCGCTGCGCTAGGACTCTGCAAAGCAGCGCCCCGCCCCGTCCCCACCGGTCTCCTTCAATCCTCTTGGGGGTCGCGGTCCCTTTAAGTTGCCCGGCGCGGAGGTGGGGCCGAGCCTCCTGGACCGGAAGATGACTGGACGCGTCACTTCCTCCCGGAAGCGGGCCTGGGCGGATGTCTCCGGCACGTCCGTGCAGGGGGCTGAGGGCCGTGGTGGCTGCCAGCATGGGGTTGAGCGAGGGACCGGCGGGCTCAGCCCGGAGCGGGCGCCTCCTTCGCTCACCAAGCCCGACGCCGGGGGCCCGGCTGTTGCGGCTCCCGGGGAGCGGGGCCGGGCGGGCCGCAAACCCGGAGCGCGGCGGCTGGACCGAGGCGCTCCGGGCCGCCGTGGCCGAGCTGCGCGCAGGCGCCGTGGTGGCCGTCCCCACCGATACGCTGTACGGCCTGGCCTGCTCGGCGAGCTGCTCGGAAGCACTGGGCGCCGTGTACCGTGTCAAGGGCCGCAGCGAGACCAAGCCGCTGGCCGTATGCCTGGGCCGCGTGGCCGACGTCTACAGGTGAGGCCGCCCCGACCCGGCCCCGCTGGGGGCGGCACCGCGGGAGGGGTTTCCGGTGACAGGCTTGGGAGACTGAGGCGCAGAGAGCGGGAGGGGCTTGTCCAGGCTCACCCAGGAATCCGGAACTGGAAATGTGTATGGAGCGCTTAGCGCCTGCCAGGCCTTGAACGTGATCGAGGACTCGGCGCTGAaagaggcagctgctgctgctgctgctgctaagtcgcttcagtcgtgtccgactctgtgcgaccccatagacggcagcccaccagcctcccccgtccctgggattctccaggcaagaacactggagtgggttgccatttccttctccaatgcatgaaagtgaaaagtgaaagtgaagtcgctcagtcgtgtccgactcttagtgaccccatggactgcagcctaccaggctcctccgtccatgggattttccaggcaagagtactggagtggggtgccattgccttctccggaaagagGCAGGCGGAGGCCCTATTGTCCTGGCGTTTTTTGTGATACTGGGGTGGGGGTACTCCTACGGCTTAAGAAAAAAGGGGGAGCACGGTAGCTTAAATTAACAGAGGGAGTACTTTGTAGAAAATAAAACTCGGAGCGCGGTAGCGGTGCAGCTGTTGTAGTCTCCCAGACTAGAGACCTGTGGGATCCAAGCCTGGGGTGCTCCTCTGGAGCCCTGCTTTCTGCTCAAGCTCTTGGGGGTGAAAGGGGAGACAGGCGGATCCCACTGTAGTTCCTCAGGTCACCTTTCCTAGATCTTCCTAGGTTATGGAATAGGACCAGCAGTGCCTTTCATTTGGTTGGATTTGCACCCCCTTGTTTCCCAGGTACTGCCACGTGAGAGTACCTGAGGGGCTCCTGAAGGACCTGTTGCCAGGACCAGTGACCCTGGTGATGGAACGCTCAGAGGAGCTCAACAAGGACCTGAATCCTTTCACTCCTGTGAGTCAGATTTTCTCTTGTGTCCTGCCATTGGCTTTCGCTAGGATCCATGCCAGGCCCATTCCCCACCCCTTCCAACCTTTTTATGACCCCTTTCTCCTTGCCTCATAGCTTGTAGGCATCCGGATTCCTGACCACGCCTTCATGCAGGACTTGGCCCAGATGTTTGGGGGGCCACTCGCTCTCACCAGTGCCAACCTCAGCTCCCAGTCCAGCTCTCTGAATGTTGAGGTGAGAGTAAACCCAGTCCTCCCTGCAGAAACATCAGCCAGGCCACAGTTTCCTCTGAACAGGGCatggcggggccgggggcggatGATGATGGTTCACTGGAA from the Bos javanicus breed banteng chromosome 3, ARS-OSU_banteng_1.0, whole genome shotgun sequence genome contains:
- the YRDC gene encoding threonylcarbamoyl-AMP synthase, with the protein product MSPARPCRGLRAVVAASMGLSEGPAGSARSGRLLRSPSPTPGARLLRLPGSGAGRAANPERGGWTEALRAAVAELRAGAVVAVPTDTLYGLACSASCSEALGAVYRVKGRSETKPLAVCLGRVADVYRYCHVRVPEGLLKDLLPGPVTLVMERSEELNKDLNPFTPLVGIRIPDHAFMQDLAQMFGGPLALTSANLSSQSSSLNVEEFQDLWPHLSLIIDGGPIGDGQSPECRLGSTVVDLSVPGKFGIIRPGCALESTSAILREYGLLPSHGSCW